The DNA region TCCCCGAAGCCCACGCCAACCTCGCCATTGCGCTTCTCGCCGCATCGCGCCCCGCCGACGCCGTTCCCCACTTCGAAACCGCCCTCCGCCTCGGCCTCCACGATCCAGCCCTCCGCCTCAACCTCGGCAACGCCCTCGCCCTCTCCGGCCGCACCGACGAAGCCCTCCTCCGCTACCGCGCCCTCGTGTCGGACTTTCCCAACTACGCCGACGCCCTCAGCCGCCTAGCCCTCACCCTCCTGCAAACCGGTCGCCCCGCCGACGCCATTCCGCTCTACCAGGATCTCCTCAAACTCACCCCCGATTCTCCCGAGGCCTTCAATAATCTCGGCATCGCCTCCGCCCAGATCGGCCGCATGGCCGACGCCCGCGCCTGCTTCGAGCAAGCCATCAAACTCGCCCCCCAGTTCACCGAAGCCCGCGAAAACCTCGCCCGCACCCTCGCCCAATAACCAGCCGTAGCCGCGAGCGCCAGCGAGCGGTCCGCCCCGGACCGGCACTTATCAAGCGCCGCCCCTCACGTCCCCTCCCGCCGTCTCCACTTCCTCACTTCACTGCGCTCGAACCCACGATTTTGATCACCGGCTTCTTCGGCAACGGCGCCGACTCATCCAGATAGAAACCCGTATGCGGAGGCTGGTTGTACGCCACATTCTGCCACGCGATCGACAACCGGTACTGCGGATCTTGCATGAGCGACACGATCCGGTGCTTCGTCGGAATCGTACTCGTGTAGATGCGCAGCTCCTTATTATCGCGCGTGCGCCAGATCACTTCCTCGCGCCAGTCGCCCCACAGATCCGCGCTCACCGCCGGATTCGATTTCGTCCCGTTGTTCGACTGGCACGCATGAGCCACGAGCAACGTGTCCACCTGCCCCGTCTCCCAATTCCACTTCGAGACCGCATTCTGATCGAGCAGCTCGCGCAGCAAATCGCCATCCCACCACACGAGGAAATTGCACGAGAACCCGCGCGGCCGCTTCTCCAGGATTTTTTCTCCCTTCGCGTTATACACACCGTCCATGCCAGCACCCGCCGCCCACGACTCCGAGCCAGGGAAACGCGGATCGATGTTCGCCGCCACTCCACGCCCCGGGCCTTCGCCTTTGTCGCCGCCATCATCCGCCGCCTTCACCGAAGGCACCGTGAAAATCGGCCGCCCCGTCTTCGCATCGCGCATGCTCATGCCCTGCTTGTCGAAGCGCTCCTGAATATCGAATACCTCCAGCCCAGGATTCTCCGGCACATGATCGCTCACATGCAGCGCGTCACCGTGACCCCAGCCCGTCGAGTAAAGGCCCTTGCCATCGTCATCGATCACCGCCGCGCCGTACACGATCTCATCGCGTCCGTCGCCGTCCACATCCGCCACGCTCAGGTTATGATTTCCCTGCCCGCGGTACTTTTTGTTCTCGTCCGATGAATCGCTGTCGAACACCCAGCGCTGCGTCAGCTTCCCGCCGCGCCAGTCCCATGCCGCCAGCACAGTACGCGTATAATAACCGCGGCACATTACGATGCTCGGCCGCTCGCCGTCGAGATACGCAACACCCGCCAGATAACGATCCAGCCGGTTTCCGTGACCGTCACCCCAGACTTCCTTCATCTGGTCCGCCGTCGGATTCTCCGTCTCCGGATGCCGCCCTGGCACATACTTCTCCGTCGCCAGCGCCGCGCCCGTAAGCCCGTCGAACACCGTGAGAAACTCCGGCCCTTTCAAAATAAACCCCGCACGGCTGCTCCCTTCCGGACGTCGTTGCCCCGGAGCCGGTGCCGGCTGGTTCGGATCTTCCTGCGATACCCAGACCGCATTCGCATCACCGATGACCTTGCCCTTCCCGTCAACCGTGCCGTCCGCCGTCTTGCAGACAAACTCCGCACGCCCGTCTCCATCGAAGTCGTACACGAGGAACTGCGTATAGTGCGCGCCCTCGCGGATGTTTTTCCCAAGGTTGATCGTCCACAGCAGCGTGCCGTCGAGTTTGTACGCCTGGAAAATAGGTGCATCCGTCATGCCCGGCTGCGAATTATCCTTACCCATGCCACACTGGTGAACGACGATCTCATATTGCCCGTCTCCATCGAGATCGCCCAGCGAACTGTCGCCCGGCACATAGCCCGCCGGCGTTTGCAAGGGTACCGAGTGATACGGCAGAGGCGCCGCGCCAGCGGCGAGTTTATAACTTCCCAACGCCTCGCCTTCTTTCCCGTCGATCACCGGCTTCACCGAGTACTCCGTCGCGCGTGCCAGCGTGGCCCGTGCATCCAGCACCCACGTGCCTCCCTTCACCGGATCAGCATTTACCTTCACCGTGCCACCACCCGCATCCGGCCGTGACGCAAACGTCCCGCCCCCATCCGCCCGCTCGCTCTCGCGCATCGTCGTCGTGCGATAAACATTAAAGGTCACGCCGTCCGGATCCGTCGCCAGCAGACGCCAGCTCACAAACACTTTTCCATCCGGCTGGTGCACGGCGACCACGCCGCGATCGAGTTTTTCCATCTGCCGCTGCGCAGACACAGACGTCGCGAAACCAGCACAGACAGCCAGCACGAGAGACAACCAACGTTGGGTGCGTTTCATAAAATGGAGAGGTGTGTGAAATCAGGGAAGCGTTTCGAGGTCTATCGACGCGTCTGCAAGGCCAGACGCAGCCGCCGTCAAAACGATGCGCCCCTTCGCGGCCGACGCCTTCACATAAACGGTGCAACGCCCATCCATCGCCGTGCGCCGCGGTGCCTGAAACAACTCATGGCTCGCGTTGTCGCCATTATCCACGGCTGCGATCACGCCCGGCCCGCTGATCGAAAACTCAACAAGTGGCTCCGCCGACGGAACGCGCACACCAGCCGTATCAACGATCTCCACCTCGACGCGCACCACATCGTCCCAGTGATTTTGCACGCGCGCCCGATCCGGCGTCAGCCGCAGCTTCGCCGCGGCGCTCGCCGTCCGCAGCTCATGCGTCGCCACGACCTTCCCGGCATTCTTCGCGACGGCGCGAATCTCGCCCGGCTCGTAAGTAACCTTCCACATCCGCGGCCTCGCGTTCTCCACGCGTCCTTTCACTCCAAGCGAACGCCCGTTGAGAAACAACTCCACCTCATCGCAGTTGCTAAAAACGTCCACCGTCTCCTCGTGCGGCTCGCGATTCTCCGGCGTCCAGTCCGAGCGCATCTCCGGCTCCTTCTGCTGAGCCGCCAGCACCGCGATCTGCGCAGCTGTTTCGTATCCCGGATCAACCGGCGGTGGCGCGCGCTCACTCATGCTCCGCGTCAGATGCACCATCGGCGTCTCCGACCACCAGCTCATCCGCTCGTAGCTGCGCGGCCGCATCGAGCCGTCGCGCATCACCACGCCAAAATCCGCCGCGATGAACGGCCACTTCCGCGACTCACCGAGATAGTCGATCCCCGTCCAGATGAACTGCCCCGCGTACGGCGCGTTATCGCGGAGCGCCGTCCACACATGGCTCTGATGCCCGTTTTCTGTACCGACGATCTTCCGCGCCGTGTTCGCCTTGTGCGCATCGACAATCTCCCGCTCGCGATAGTTCTGTCCGATCACGTCGAGCATGTCGGCAAACCCGTTCTTGTAATCGCCCGTCGCATTCGGCCGGAAAATCGCCTGCGTCACCGGCCGCGTCGGATCTTCCCGATGATAAACCTCGATCAGCGACGCCAGGGTCTTCTTCGCAGACTCCGGTTGGCGCGTGTCATGGATCTCGTTGCCCGCGCTATACAGAATGATGCTCGGATGATTCCGGTCGCGCCTCACCGTGTCGCGCACATCGATCAACCCCCACTCATCGAAATACGTCGCCCCATCCGCCTTCCGCTTCCCCTTGTGCCATGCGTCGAGCACCTCGTGCATCACGAGAAAACCCATCCGGTCGCACAGATCTAAAAACTCCGGCGCCACCGGATTATGCGCCGTCCGGATCGCGTTCACCCCAAGCGCCTTCATCTGCTCCAGCCGCTGCTCCCAAATCCGCAACGGCACCGCCGCCCCAAACGCCCCGCCATCGTGATGCAGACACACGCCTTTGATCTTCAAATTTTTCCCATTCAGCCAAAACCCCGTCGCCGCTTCGAAACGAAATTCGCGGATGCCGAAGGCGACTGATTCGACGCCGAGCCGACGCAGCCCCGGCTCTACCAATTCCGAACCCAACATCATCTCTCCACCGGAGCCTTTCCGCTCACCTTCAATCAACTCGACCGAGACACGATAAAGTCGTGGCGTCTGTACATCCCATAGAAGCGGCGATCTCACGAAAAAGTTTTCGCCCATTTCAGCCGTCTCTCCAGGCACCAGTTTCCTCACAGGCGACTCCAGTTCATCCAGCTTCACCCCAGCCGGATCGAACAATCCCAAACGGACCCGAACGACGCGCTCCGCAGCGCTCGTATTCACGATCATCGTCTTCACTTCAACACGCGCATTGGCGGTCGTTGCAATCGGAGTCGTCACAAACGTACTCCAGCGCTCGAACCTCACATCGGCCGTCTCGATCAACCGCACATGCCGGTAAATTCCCGCGCCTGTGTACCAGCGCGACGCTGGCTGCGCACTTGTATCCGTTTTCACCGCGATCACGTTCGCTCCGGCTCGCAGATGCGGCGTCAGATCATAGCGAAGGCTCACGTATCCATTCGGCCGTTTGCCCAGCGAGTGCCCGTTAATCCACACCTCGCTGTTCGCCATCACGCCATCGAACTCGACGAACAAACGACGCTCATCCTTAAAACCACCAGGCAACGAAAACGTCTTCCGATACCAACTGACGCCCGACGGCAAAAATCCGCCGTCTCCCCGCGTCGCCGCCTGCTCATCAAACGGCCCCCCGATGCTCCAGTCATGCGGTACAGACACCACCTGCCAGTTCGCATGATCGAACGCCGCCTGCTCCGCGCCTGCCACATCTCCCCTGAAGAACCGCCAACCACGCTCAAACGCCAATACCTGCCGATCCCAATCAGTTACCGCCACAAAGGCGGAAGCCACCGAGGCCATGAGAAAAAATGCCACCGCAAGTTTGAGTTTCATCGCTTAAAATTACTTCACCGCATTTGTCCGAAACTGTGGGGCAGGCAGCCCTGCTCCGTTATACAGATGCCCGCCGTCCGGAAAATTCACCCACGCATACCGCGCCGCCTTCGGCTCCGCCACGTCAGCGCTTTGCACCACGACCGAGTCGCCGTCGATCCGCGCTTCCGCCGCCACAAACTTTCCGTCAGCGCCCGCGACCTCGAACCACTTCAGCAGACCGTCGCGCGCTACCAAGCCGCCCGCCGCATGCGAGAATGTCAGCCGGATCGCCCCACCTTCCACACTCATCGCAGCATACTGCGGCCCTGAAAACTCCACCGGTTTTCCATACGCATTTGCGAGCGCGATCCGCACCAACCGGTCGCCGACATCCTGTTTGTTGTACGGATGCACGTTCTTCTCTTCGCCGATGTCCGTCGCGACCGCCATGCCCGTGCTCTTGAGCGCCAGCACCGTCGCCTGCGCCTCGCGTACTTCCGGGCGGTTGCTGGGCTGGTTCTGCCCCGCGAGCTGCACGATGTAGAACGGAAAATCTCCCTGCCTCCACAACGCGCGCCAGTCATTCACGAGCGATGTCTGCACCCGCGGATAAAGCGCCACACCCTCCGCACCGCCCGTGATCGACTCGCCTTGATACCACAACACGCCTCGCATCGCGTACGGAATCACTGGCGCAATCATGCCGTTGAACATCACGGTCGCGTTATGCTGATCCTGCACCGGATCTTTCGGCGCCTTCGGCTTCGGCGCAGCAGCCGCGTTTATATCCTGCGAACGCACCTCCGCTGGCTCGCTCGTGCTCACTTTCGGCAGCGCCCGAAACGCCGCCACCTCCGCATCGAACTTCTCCAGCATCGGCCGCAACTTCTCATCGGCCGCCAATGCCTCGCGCCGCACCCACGCCTCCGCGCAACTCGCGCCGTACGCCAGCGTCACGATGCCTACTGGCACCTTCAGTTCTTTCTGAAGATCGCGCGCGAAAAAATACCCGATCGCCGAAAACCCCGGCACCGTCTCCGGCGAACACACGCGCCACTCGCCGCCTACGCGCGCCTGCGGCTCATACGCCTTCGCCGCCTCGCCCGTGAACATACGGATCTGAGGATAATTCGCCGCCGCGATTTCCTGCGCCTCATTCGTCACGCCCGCCCACTTGTAGGCCGACTTCGAAACCGTGAAGACCATGTTCGACTGCCCCGAGCACAGCCACACTTCACCCACCAGCACATCATTCAGCACAAGCGGCTCCGCCGTCTCCGATCCGCTCACACGAAACAAGCGTCCCTCCCCCGAAGCCTCCAGCGCATCCAGATCCACGCGCCATTTCCCACTCGCATCCGCGACCACGCTCTTTTCCTGCCCGCCAAAACTCACGCTCACACGCTCTCCTGCCTCCGCCGTCCCCCACACCGGCACTGCGCGCTCACGTTGCAACACCATGTGCGACGTAAACGGACTCGCCAGCCGCACTGCTGCATGGGCCGCCACGTTCAAACTCAGAAAGAGAAACACGAATGATCTCATGCGTTGATGAATGCAGAAAATTCCAGCCGGCGACCAGCCCGACACAAAATGAATGAGCCTTTTCCCATGTCTCAAAATTTCTCCGAGACAACGTTCGTGCGTTTCAGATCGGCCACACCTTCGCTGCCACGCACTTCAAAATCGCTGACATCGCGTAGCGAAAAAACCGGAACACCATCCACACGCTGCGCCGAGAACAGATCGAATCGGGCGCCCTTGACCGAATGCATCACCACCGCCGGACGCGCCTCCGGCTGCTCGAAAGAAACTTCTACGTTCCGCACCTTCAAGTTCTTCGCATGGCGCACGAAAATTCCGTACGCGGGAATTTTCCCGAACATGCTGGGCTCCGGATAGGCGGCGTCTTTCTCGGGCGGCTCGATAGCTGCGTCCTCAGCGGTGCCGCCGCCGCGATAGACGATGCGAATGTTGCTTAGCGTGACATCCTTAATCGGATGTCCGGCGATTCCAGCGATGATCGAGGCGTAGCGCGGATCGACGCCGGACGCGGTGAGATTACTGATGGTCACGCGGCGGATAGCGCCCACCGGCGTGCCTTCAGGGCCGCGGGCGCGGTTGCCGAGGCGAAGGAAGATCGGCGCAGTCGTCACATCGCGCATCGTGATATTCGTCACCGTCACATCCTCGATCACACCGCCGTCCACCGTCTCGATCGCCAGCCCACGGCTGCGGTCGAAGACGCAGTTGGAGATCGTGATATTCTTAAAGCCGCCGTTCGACTCCGTGCCGAACTTGATGCGACCAGTCGGGCCGTCGCGGTCGGGAGCTTGCTGCATCGTCCGCTTGAACGTGCCGTCGAGAAATGTGCCGAGGTCATAACCGCTCACCTGGCAGTTGGTAATCGTGATGTTTTCGCAGGCGCGCGCGAAACCAAGGCCGTAAGAACTTTTAAGGCAGATCGCGTCGTCGTTGGGTGAGTTGACGAAGCAATTGGAGACGCAGACGTTGCGGCAGGCGTCGATGTCGAAACCGTCGCGGTTGGTATCCACGCGGAGATTGTCGATCGCGAGATTATCCACGCCGGTCGCAAGCAGCGCGAAGTGCCCGCAAGCGAGCATCGAGAAATCACGAAGCGTAACGTTGCGGCAGAGTTTAAGCGCGATGGCTTTGTTGCCCTGCCCTTCCATGGAGAAACGCGGGGGCGGAGCAGAATCGACCGGAGGATTTGCGGCGCGGGCGGCGCGCATGGCTTCGGGGAGATCGCCGACGGCGCCAGGAGTCGAGCCGCGCGGGCCGGGGCCGCGGCGGGTGAGCGCGTCGGTGCCGTCGATGCGGCCAGGGCCGGTGATGGAGATGTTTTCCAGGTTCTCGCCCCAGATCAGGCTGTTCCGCCAGTGGCTGTGCCCGAAGTCTTGATACGTGCCCCATTCGGTGGGCTCGGCGGCGTCGTACTTCTCGCCGTGTTTCTCGGGTTTGGCGGCACGGAGGGTCGCGCCCGCGCCGAGGTGGAGCGTGAGATTGCTTTTGAGCCGGATGGAGAAACTCAGGTACGTGCCTGCCGGAAAATAGACCGTGCCGCCGCCAGCGGCGTGGGCGGCTTCGATTGCGCGATTGATGGCGTCGGTGTCGAGTGCCTGGCCGTCGCCGGTAGCGCCGAAAGCGCGGATGTCATAGTGAAGCGGGGCAGCAACGGTCTGCGTTGAAACAGCCGGTTCGGCGGCGGTGAGCGAAGTGGTCGCGAGCAGCGCGGAGAGAATGAGTGCGCGAGCCATGGTAGTTAGTCGCCGCGAGGTTTCTGCGTGGAACGTCCAGGGCTGGCGGGGAGCGAGAAGCTCTCGACGGAATCGGGTTTCGCTGGATCAAACTGCGGGGCGTCGCCGGCGAGCAGATCGGCGAGCGGGAGCTTCGCGGCGCGGATGCCGGTGACGATGCACTGCGCGAGTTCGTAGGCGCCGTAGTTGTTGTGATGCGTGGCGTCCTTGCCATTGTTGCTGAAGGCGAGCGGGGATTTTTCGGGGCCGAGCGCTTCGTAGAGTTGCGCGCTCATGGCGTGGAGATCGATGAGCGCGACAGCCTCCTCGCGTGCGACCTGGCGGACGGCTTCGGGATAATCGCCATGGGTGTTTTTGATTTTGCCGTGATCGTCGAAATTCCGGCGGTGCATCGACGTGACAAGCACGGGCGTGGCTCCCCGGCGGCGGGCTTCGGCGATGAAAACCTTCAAGTAGGCTTTGTAGGTGGTGAAGGGCTCGACGTAGGTCTGCGGCCACTGGGCTTTCGAGTCGTTGTGACCGAATTGGATGAATAGATAGTCGCCCGGCTTCATCGCGCTGAGGAGCTTGCCGAAGCGGTGCGCGGTGAGAAATGACTTCATCGTCTCGCCGGACTCGGCGTGGTTGGCGACGGCGACGTTGTCTTTGAAAAAGCGCGGGAGCATCTGACCCCAGCTCGCGCCGGGCTCGCGCGGTTGATCGGTGACGGTGGAATCGCCGGCGAGGAAGACGGTGACGGCGTCGGTGACGGGAACGATTTCGAGCGAGCGGACGGCGGGGCGCGGGCCGTTGAACTCAAGGGTGAGTTTATCGTCCCAGTGGAGGACGCCTTGCTCGCGGTCGTTGAGGATGACGCGGGTGCCGCCGGGGGCGTTAAGCGGCGGCGGTGTGAGCGTGGCGTTGCGGACGTTTACCGTGAAGCTGCGTGTGAGAAATTCGCCGGGCTTGGTCGTGGCGTGCTCGACGACGAGGCGGCGGGATTCGGCCTTGATGGTCGTATCGGTTTCCCGGGCACTGTCGCCGAGGGTGACGGTGACGCGATAATTTCCCTCAGGCACGGCGACGGAGAAATAGACAGGGCGGTCGCCGGTGTGAGAATCGCCGCGATCCAGAGCCGTTACGCCAGCTGCCTCGAAACCGAAACCACTGGCCGGTGTGAAAAGGCTTTCCTGCGTGATGGGCAAGAAACCGTCGGCAGTGTTTCTCACGCCGGGACTAAAATCGTAGCGGTAGCCAGGCAGCCTCGCCTCAGACGCTGATACGGATGGCGTTTGCGGGGATGCCTGCGCGCACAGCTGACAGCTGGAAGCAGTCGCAAAGCAAAGAGCCAGGGCCGTGGCTGTAAGAGGCGTGAACTTCATCGGGGTTTAGCGGGTTAGACGACGCAGGTCCGGGAAAGGTGCGCCATTTACCGTCGATGGGACCGGCAGGCTTTTCAGACAGTTCGAGTAAAGCGAACGCGCGCGCACCGGAAAAGCCGGTCTTTTTCACGGGAGCTAACCCACCTCAAGCTGGCGTCGCAGGAGCGAGCAAAGGCCGCAATACGCCGAAAATCTTCTCGGCCGAACAGGGTTTTGGCAGAAACCCCGAGACCCGGAGTCGCGCAAAGGCCACGATCGCTTCGCGATCCGTGGAGCCTGAAGTCACCACGATCTTCAGGTCGCGGAAGCGTTCATCCGCGCGTACGCGCCGGGTAAACTCGAGCCCGTCGATCAACGGCATGCGGACGTCGAGCAAACAAAGGTCGGGGCGGAATCCAGCTTCGAGCAGATCGAGCGCCTGCCGCCCGTCTCCGGCCTGGGTGAGTGTCCACGCATTCTCCGATTCGAGCACTCCAGCAACCGCCATTCGCGCGATCGCATCATCGTCAACGATCAAAATTTTCCTGAGCATGAGCGTGGTGACGAGGAGCGGAAGATTACCGGTGTGGACTGGTCTGCAGGGAGCGCGCGCCCACCAGGGCCAGTTCTGCACTGAGCGCGGCGACATCGACCGGCCGGAGCAAAAGCGCATCGATGCCCCAACGACTATCCAGCTCTGGCGTGAC from Nibricoccus aquaticus includes:
- a CDS encoding rhamnogalacturonan lyase, whose amino-acid sequence is MKRTQRWLSLVLAVCAGFATSVSAQRQMEKLDRGVVAVHQPDGKVFVSWRLLATDPDGVTFNVYRTTTMRESERADGGGTFASRPDAGGGTVKVNADPVKGGTWVLDARATLARATEYSVKPVIDGKEGEALGSYKLAAGAAPLPYHSVPLQTPAGYVPGDSSLGDLDGDGQYEIVVHQCGMGKDNSQPGMTDAPIFQAYKLDGTLLWTINLGKNIREGAHYTQFLVYDFDGDGRAEFVCKTADGTVDGKGKVIGDANAVWVSQEDPNQPAPAPGQRRPEGSSRAGFILKGPEFLTVFDGLTGAALATEKYVPGRHPETENPTADQMKEVWGDGHGNRLDRYLAGVAYLDGERPSIVMCRGYYTRTVLAAWDWRGGKLTQRWVFDSDSSDENKKYRGQGNHNLSVADVDGDGRDEIVYGAAVIDDDGKGLYSTGWGHGDALHVSDHVPENPGLEVFDIQERFDKQGMSMRDAKTGRPIFTVPSVKAADDGGDKGEGPGRGVAANIDPRFPGSESWAAGAGMDGVYNAKGEKILEKRPRGFSCNFLVWWDGDLLRELLDQNAVSKWNWETGQVDTLLVAHACQSNNGTKSNPAVSADLWGDWREEVIWRTRDNKELRIYTSTIPTKHRIVSLMQDPQYRLSIAWQNVAYNQPPHTGFYLDESAPLPKKPVIKIVGSSAVK
- a CDS encoding glycoside hydrolase family 2 TIM barrel-domain containing protein, which encodes MKLKLAVAFFLMASVASAFVAVTDWDRQVLAFERGWRFFRGDVAGAEQAAFDHANWQVVSVPHDWSIGGPFDEQAATRGDGGFLPSGVSWYRKTFSLPGGFKDERRLFVEFDGVMANSEVWINGHSLGKRPNGYVSLRYDLTPHLRAGANVIAVKTDTSAQPASRWYTGAGIYRHVRLIETADVRFERWSTFVTTPIATTANARVEVKTMIVNTSAAERVVRVRLGLFDPAGVKLDELESPVRKLVPGETAEMGENFFVRSPLLWDVQTPRLYRVSVELIEGERKGSGGEMMLGSELVEPGLRRLGVESVAFGIREFRFEAATGFWLNGKNLKIKGVCLHHDGGAFGAAVPLRIWEQRLEQMKALGVNAIRTAHNPVAPEFLDLCDRMGFLVMHEVLDAWHKGKRKADGATYFDEWGLIDVRDTVRRDRNHPSIILYSAGNEIHDTRQPESAKKTLASLIEVYHREDPTRPVTQAIFRPNATGDYKNGFADMLDVIGQNYREREIVDAHKANTARKIVGTENGHQSHVWTALRDNAPYAGQFIWTGIDYLGESRKWPFIAADFGVVMRDGSMRPRSYERMSWWSETPMVHLTRSMSERAPPPVDPGYETAAQIAVLAAQQKEPEMRSDWTPENREPHEETVDVFSNCDEVELFLNGRSLGVKGRVENARPRMWKVTYEPGEIRAVAKNAGKVVATHELRTASAAAKLRLTPDRARVQNHWDDVVRVEVEIVDTAGVRVPSAEPLVEFSISGPGVIAAVDNGDNASHELFQAPRRTAMDGRCTVYVKASAAKGRIVLTAAASGLADASIDLETLP
- a CDS encoding sialate O-acetylesterase, with the translated sequence MRSFVFLFLSLNVAAHAAVRLASPFTSHMVLQRERAVPVWGTAEAGERVSVSFGGQEKSVVADASGKWRVDLDALEASGEGRLFRVSGSETAEPLVLNDVLVGEVWLCSGQSNMVFTVSKSAYKWAGVTNEAQEIAAANYPQIRMFTGEAAKAYEPQARVGGEWRVCSPETVPGFSAIGYFFARDLQKELKVPVGIVTLAYGASCAEAWVRREALAADEKLRPMLEKFDAEVAAFRALPKVSTSEPAEVRSQDINAAAAPKPKAPKDPVQDQHNATVMFNGMIAPVIPYAMRGVLWYQGESITGGAEGVALYPRVQTSLVNDWRALWRQGDFPFYIVQLAGQNQPSNRPEVREAQATVLALKSTGMAVATDIGEEKNVHPYNKQDVGDRLVRIALANAYGKPVEFSGPQYAAMSVEGGAIRLTFSHAAGGLVARDGLLKWFEVAGADGKFVAAEARIDGDSVVVQSADVAEPKAARYAWVNFPDGGHLYNGAGLPAPQFRTNAVK
- a CDS encoding rhamnogalacturonidase codes for the protein MARALILSALLATTSLTAAEPAVSTQTVAAPLHYDIRAFGATGDGQALDTDAINRAIEAAHAAGGGTVYFPAGTYLSFSIRLKSNLTLHLGAGATLRAAKPEKHGEKYDAAEPTEWGTYQDFGHSHWRNSLIWGENLENISITGPGRIDGTDALTRRGPGPRGSTPGAVGDLPEAMRAARAANPPVDSAPPPRFSMEGQGNKAIALKLCRNVTLRDFSMLACGHFALLATGVDNLAIDNLRVDTNRDGFDIDACRNVCVSNCFVNSPNDDAICLKSSYGLGFARACENITITNCQVSGYDLGTFLDGTFKRTMQQAPDRDGPTGRIKFGTESNGGFKNITISNCVFDRSRGLAIETVDGGVIEDVTVTNITMRDVTTAPIFLRLGNRARGPEGTPVGAIRRVTISNLTASGVDPRYASIIAGIAGHPIKDVTLSNIRIVYRGGGTAEDAAIEPPEKDAAYPEPSMFGKIPAYGIFVRHAKNLKVRNVEVSFEQPEARPAVVMHSVKGARFDLFSAQRVDGVPVFSLRDVSDFEVRGSEGVADLKRTNVVSEKF
- a CDS encoding rhamnogalacturonan acetylesterase, with product MRNTADGFLPITQESLFTPASGFGFEAAGVTALDRGDSHTGDRPVYFSVAVPEGNYRVTVTLGDSARETDTTIKAESRRLVVEHATTKPGEFLTRSFTVNVRNATLTPPPLNAPGGTRVILNDREQGVLHWDDKLTLEFNGPRPAVRSLEIVPVTDAVTVFLAGDSTVTDQPREPGASWGQMLPRFFKDNVAVANHAESGETMKSFLTAHRFGKLLSAMKPGDYLFIQFGHNDSKAQWPQTYVEPFTTYKAYLKVFIAEARRRGATPVLVTSMHRRNFDDHGKIKNTHGDYPEAVRQVAREEAVALIDLHAMSAQLYEALGPEKSPLAFSNNGKDATHHNNYGAYELAQCIVTGIRAAKLPLADLLAGDAPQFDPAKPDSVESFSLPASPGRSTQKPRGD
- a CDS encoding response regulator, with product MLRKILIVDDDAIARMAVAGVLESENAWTLTQAGDGRQALDLLEAGFRPDLCLLDVRMPLIDGLEFTRRVRADERFRDLKIVVTSGSTDREAIVAFARLRVSGFLPKPCSAEKIFGVLRPLLAPATPA